The following proteins are co-located in the Neisseria sp. Marseille-Q6792 genome:
- the aroC gene encoding chorismate synthase — protein MAGNTFGQLFTVTTFGESHGAGLGCIIDGCPPGLELSEADIQFDLDRRKPGTSRHVTQRREADQVEILSGVFEGKTTGTPIALLIRNTDQRSKDYGNIAQSFRPGHADYTYWHKYGTRDYRGGGRSSARETAARVAAGAVAKKWLKEKFGTEITAYVTQVGEKKIRFEGCEHISQNPFFAANHSQIAELEHYMDGVRKSLDSVGAKLHIEAANVPVGLGEPVFDRLDAEIAYAMMGINAVKGVEIGAGFGSVVQRGSEHGDELTPQGFLSNHSGGILGGISTGQNICVNIAIKPTSSIATPRRSIDINGNPVELATHGRHDPCVGLRAAPIAEAMLALVLIDHALRHRAQNADVQVNTPDITLSNK, from the coding sequence ATGGCAGGCAACACTTTCGGACAACTCTTCACCGTTACCACATTCGGCGAAAGCCACGGCGCAGGTTTGGGCTGCATCATTGACGGCTGCCCGCCCGGATTAGAATTGAGCGAAGCGGATATCCAATTTGACCTTGACCGCCGCAAACCCGGCACCAGCCGCCACGTTACCCAACGCCGCGAAGCCGACCAAGTAGAAATCCTCTCCGGCGTCTTCGAAGGCAAAACCACCGGCACGCCCATCGCCCTCTTAATCCGCAATACCGACCAACGCAGCAAAGACTACGGCAACATCGCCCAAAGTTTCCGCCCCGGCCACGCCGACTATACCTATTGGCACAAATACGGCACGCGCGACTACCGCGGCGGCGGCAGAAGCTCCGCCCGCGAAACCGCCGCCCGCGTTGCCGCCGGAGCCGTCGCCAAAAAATGGCTGAAAGAAAAATTCGGCACGGAAATCACCGCCTACGTGACCCAAGTCGGCGAAAAAAAAATCCGGTTTGAAGGCTGCGAACACATTTCCCAAAATCCCTTCTTCGCCGCCAACCATAGCCAAATCGCCGAACTGGAACACTATATGGACGGCGTGCGCAAATCCTTGGATTCCGTCGGTGCGAAGCTGCATATTGAAGCCGCCAATGTCCCCGTCGGCTTGGGCGAACCCGTTTTCGACCGCCTCGATGCCGAAATCGCCTATGCCATGATGGGCATCAACGCCGTCAAAGGCGTAGAAATCGGCGCAGGCTTCGGCAGCGTTGTCCAACGCGGCAGCGAACACGGCGACGAACTGACCCCGCAAGGCTTCCTGTCCAACCATTCGGGCGGCATCCTCGGCGGCATCAGCACCGGACAAAACATCTGCGTCAATATCGCCATCAAACCCACCAGTTCCATTGCCACCCCGCGCCGAAGCATCGACATCAACGGCAACCCCGTCGAACTCGCCACCCACGGCAGGCACGACCCCTGCGTCGGCTTGCGCGCCGCGCCGATTGCAGAAGCCATGCTCGCATTAGTCCTCATCGACCACGCCCTGCGCCATCGCGCGCAAAATGCCGACGTTCAGGTTAATACGCCCGACATTACCCTTTCAAACAAATAA
- the gcvP gene encoding aminomethyl-transferring glycine dehydrogenase has product MKLSELFNPNEFAARHLSFGDEAALLAAVGEKSMDDFVGNTVPQSIRMPSELNLPEALTEADALAKLKGIASKNVINKSYIGLGYYPTRVPNVILRNVLENPGWYTAYTPYQAEIAQGRLEALLNFQQVCIDLTGFPVAGASLLDEATAAAEAMAMAHRVGKVKSERFFVDARVYPQTLDVMKTRAKYFGFELVVGDFAQADEGEYFGALFQYVGKDGDVQDLQDVISRLKAKGTIVAVVADIMSLVLLKSPAELGADIALGNTQRFGVPMGFGGPHAAYFAFKDAFKRSAPGRIIGVSKDASGKPALRMALSTREQHIRREKATSNICTAQALLANLAGMYAVYHGPEGVKRIANRIHALASAFADALVSDGLNVVHKVFFDTVTVDFGSKEKADQVFAAALESGYNLRRVNDTQVAAAFHETSACEDLVDLYRAFTGKDTFAFADDVKGRLNAELLRQDDILQHPVFNRYHTEHEMLRYLKKLEDRDLAMNRSMISLGSCTMKLNATAEMLPITWAEFSDIHPYAPKDQAAGYRELLADMENSLKAITGFDAISFQPNSGAQGEYSGMLAIRRYQEAQGEAQRNICLIPKSAHGTNPATAAMLGLKVVVVDTDEHGNVNIDDLKAKAEQHRDALSAIMITYPSTHGVYEEGIRDICRIIHENGGQVYMDGANLNAQIGIMQPAEVGADVLHMNLHKTFCIPHGGGGPGMGPIGLKAHLAPFAPGHVVTDMHNASADQTAVAAAAYGSASILPITWMYLTMMGKQGMEQATRWALLNANYVAKRLSEDYPILYTGKNGRVAHECIVDLRPLKAESGITETDIAKRLMDYGFHAPTVSFPVAGTLMIEPTESESKAELDRFIAALKSIRREVQKVIDGEWPKDDNPLVNAPHTAADITGEWAHPYSREEAVFPLPFVCEHKFWPSVKRVDEVYGDRNLVCSCLPTENYED; this is encoded by the coding sequence ATGAAACTATCTGAATTGTTCAACCCCAACGAATTTGCCGCGCGGCATTTGAGTTTCGGCGACGAAGCGGCGTTGCTTGCCGCTGTCGGCGAGAAAAGCATGGACGATTTTGTCGGCAATACCGTGCCGCAAAGCATCCGTATGCCGTCTGAACTCAATTTGCCCGAGGCTTTGACCGAGGCGGACGCATTGGCGAAATTGAAAGGCATCGCGTCGAAAAACGTGATCAACAAGTCCTATATCGGTTTGGGTTATTACCCGACCCGCGTGCCGAACGTGATTTTGCGCAACGTATTGGAAAATCCGGGTTGGTACACCGCCTACACGCCGTATCAGGCGGAAATTGCGCAGGGGCGTTTGGAAGCGTTGTTGAACTTCCAACAAGTGTGCATCGATTTGACCGGTTTCCCTGTGGCGGGCGCGTCTTTGTTGGACGAGGCAACTGCCGCGGCGGAAGCGATGGCGATGGCGCACCGCGTGGGCAAGGTGAAATCCGAGCGTTTCTTTGTGGATGCGCGCGTGTATCCGCAAACTTTGGACGTGATGAAAACCCGCGCCAAATATTTCGGCTTTGAACTGGTGGTCGGCGATTTTGCCCAAGCGGATGAAGGCGAATACTTCGGCGCGCTGTTCCAATACGTCGGCAAAGACGGCGACGTACAAGATTTGCAGGATGTTATCAGCCGTCTGAAAGCAAAAGGCACGATCGTGGCCGTTGTCGCCGACATCATGAGCTTGGTTTTGCTGAAGTCGCCTGCTGAATTGGGCGCGGACATTGCGTTGGGCAACACTCAACGCTTCGGAGTGCCGATGGGCTTCGGTGGTCCGCACGCTGCTTATTTCGCGTTTAAAGACGCGTTCAAACGTTCCGCCCCAGGCCGCATCATCGGCGTATCCAAAGACGCATCGGGCAAACCTGCCTTGCGCATGGCTTTGTCCACCCGCGAGCAACACATCCGCCGCGAAAAAGCGACATCCAATATTTGTACCGCACAAGCATTGCTGGCGAACTTGGCGGGCATGTACGCCGTTTACCACGGCCCTGAAGGTGTGAAACGCATCGCCAACCGCATTCATGCGCTGGCTTCTGCCTTTGCCGATGCGCTGGTTTCAGACGGCCTGAATGTGGTTCACAAAGTCTTCTTCGATACCGTTACCGTCGATTTCGGCAGCAAAGAAAAAGCAGACCAAGTGTTTGCCGCTGCTTTGGAATCGGGCTACAATCTGCGCCGCGTCAACGATACTCAAGTTGCGGCTGCATTCCACGAAACATCGGCATGCGAAGATTTGGTTGATTTGTACCGCGCGTTTACCGGCAAGGATACGTTCGCATTTGCCGATGATGTCAAAGGCCGTCTGAATGCAGAATTGCTGCGTCAGGACGATATTCTGCAACATCCCGTGTTCAACCGTTACCATACCGAACACGAAATGTTACGCTACCTGAAAAAACTCGAAGACCGCGACTTGGCGATGAACCGCAGCATGATTTCATTGGGCAGCTGCACCATGAAACTCAACGCGACTGCGGAAATGTTGCCGATTACTTGGGCGGAGTTCTCCGACATCCACCCCTACGCCCCCAAAGACCAAGCCGCAGGCTACCGCGAATTGCTCGCCGATATGGAAAACAGCCTGAAAGCCATCACCGGTTTTGACGCGATTTCCTTCCAGCCCAACTCAGGCGCGCAGGGCGAATACAGCGGTATGCTTGCCATCCGCCGCTATCAGGAAGCGCAAGGCGAAGCGCAGCGCAACATCTGTCTGATTCCCAAATCCGCCCACGGCACCAACCCCGCCACCGCCGCCATGCTCGGTTTGAAAGTCGTCGTCGTCGATACCGACGAACACGGCAACGTCAACATCGACGATTTGAAAGCCAAAGCCGAGCAACACCGCGACGCTTTGTCCGCCATCATGATTACTTACCCGTCCACCCACGGCGTGTACGAAGAAGGCATCCGCGACATCTGCCGCATCATCCATGAAAACGGCGGACAGGTTTATATGGACGGTGCCAACCTCAACGCTCAAATCGGCATCATGCAGCCTGCCGAAGTCGGCGCGGACGTGTTGCACATGAACCTGCACAAAACCTTCTGTATCCCTCACGGCGGCGGCGGTCCGGGCATGGGTCCGATTGGCTTGAAAGCCCATCTGGCTCCGTTCGCACCAGGCCATGTGGTAACCGATATGCACAACGCCAGTGCCGATCAAACTGCCGTGGCTGCCGCAGCATATGGTTCTGCATCCATCCTGCCGATTACTTGGATGTACCTGACCATGATGGGCAAACAAGGCATGGAGCAGGCAACACGCTGGGCATTGCTCAACGCCAACTACGTCGCTAAACGCTTGAGCGAAGACTATCCGATTCTGTATACAGGCAAAAACGGCCGCGTCGCGCACGAATGTATTGTTGATTTGCGTCCGCTCAAAGCCGAAAGCGGCATCACAGAAACCGACATCGCCAAACGCCTGATGGACTACGGTTTCCACGCGCCGACGGTTTCCTTCCCTGTTGCCGGTACGCTGATGATCGAGCCGACCGAGAGCGAAAGTAAAGCCGAACTCGACCGCTTCATCGCCGCCCTGAAATCCATTCGCCGCGAAGTGCAGAAAGTCATCGACGGCGAATGGCCGAAAGACGACAACCCACTGGTGAATGCTCCGCACACCGCCGCAGATATAACCGGCGAATGGGCGCATCCGTACTCTCGCGAAGAAGCCGTCTTCCCGCTGCCCTTCGTGTGCGAACACAAATTCTGGCCGAGCGTCAAACGAGTAGATGAAGTGTATGGCGACCGCAATCTGGTTTGCTCCTGCTTGCCGACAGAAAATTATGAAGACTGA
- a CDS encoding c-type cytochrome has protein sequence MKQLRDNKAQGSALFTLVSGIVIVIAVLYFLIKLAGSGSFGDVDATTEAATQTRIQPVGQLTMGDGIPVGERQGEQIFNKICIQCHAADSNVPNAPKLEHNGDWAPRIAQGFDTLFQHALNGFNAMPAKGGAADLTDQELKRAITYMANKSGGSFPNPDEAAPADSAASGTASAPADNAAPAEAKAEDKGAAAPAAGADGKKVFEATCQACHGGAIPGIPGIGKKDDWAPRIKKGKETLHKHALEGFNAMPAKGGNAGLSDDEVKAAVDYMANQSGAKF, from the coding sequence ATGAAACAACTCCGCGACAATAAAGCCCAAGGCTCTGCATTGTTCACCCTTGTGAGCGGTATCGTTATTGTTATTGCAGTTCTTTATTTCCTGATTAAGCTGGCGGGCAGCGGCTCGTTCGGCGATGTCGATGCCACTACGGAGGCGGCAACGCAGACCCGTATCCAGCCCGTCGGACAATTGACGATGGGCGACGGTATCCCCGTCGGCGAACGCCAGGGCGAACAGATTTTCAATAAAATCTGTATCCAATGCCACGCGGCGGACAGCAATGTGCCGAACGCTCCGAAACTGGAACACAATGGCGACTGGGCACCGCGTATCGCGCAAGGCTTCGATACTTTGTTCCAACATGCGCTCAATGGATTTAATGCCATGCCTGCAAAAGGTGGCGCGGCAGACCTGACCGATCAGGAACTCAAACGGGCGATTACCTACATGGCGAATAAAAGCGGAGGTTCTTTCCCGAATCCGGATGAGGCTGCGCCTGCCGACAGTGCCGCTTCAGGAACAGCTTCTGCTCCTGCCGATAATGCAGCTCCGGCGGAAGCGAAGGCAGAAGACAAAGGTGCTGCCGCACCTGCAGCCGGTGCAGACGGCAAGAAAGTTTTCGAAGCAACCTGTCAGGCATGCCATGGCGGAGCGATTCCAGGTATCCCCGGCATAGGTAAAAAAGATGATTGGGCTCCCCGCATTAAAAAAGGCAAAGAAACCTTGCATAAACATGCCCTTGAAGGCTTTAACGCGATGCCTGCAAAAGGCGGCAACGCTGGCTTGAGTGATGACGAAGTCAAAGCGGCTGTTGACTATATGGCCAACCAATCCGGTGCGAAATTCTAG
- a CDS encoding membrane integrity-associated transporter subunit PqiC, translating to MRLFPIAAALTLAACGTVQSTQYFVLPDSRYIRPATQGSETAVEVRLAEPLKRGGLVYQTDPYRLNTAQNHVWADTLDDMLEAALSNAFNRLDSTRTFVPASRSGSTEKWTVYIDAFQGSYTGKTLISGYAVLPDGTNRPFHIETEQQGDGYAAMTAALEQGLKQAAQQMVE from the coding sequence ATGCGCCTTTTCCCGATTGCCGCCGCCCTGACGCTTGCCGCCTGCGGTACTGTGCAAAGCACACAATATTTCGTGTTGCCCGACAGCCGCTACATCCGTCCTGCAACGCAAGGCAGCGAAACCGCCGTCGAAGTCCGTCTTGCCGAGCCGCTCAAACGCGGCGGACTGGTCTATCAAACCGACCCCTACCGCCTCAACACCGCACAAAACCACGTTTGGGCAGACACCTTGGACGATATGCTCGAAGCGGCGTTGAGCAATGCATTCAACCGTTTGGACAGCACACGCACCTTTGTTCCTGCCTCACGCAGCGGCAGTACCGAAAAATGGACGGTCTATATCGACGCATTCCAAGGCAGCTACACGGGCAAAACCCTCATCAGCGGCTACGCCGTCCTACCCGACGGTACGAACAGACCCTTCCATATCGAAACCGAACAGCAGGGTGACGGCTACGCCGCTATGACCGCCGCACTCGAACAGGGACTGAAACAGGCGGCGCAACAGATGGTCGAGTAA
- a CDS encoding DNA-3-methyladenine glycosylase I, with protein sequence MNYCEFAASLPENTDNPNKHYHDTQYGFPIEDDNELFERLVLEINQAGLSWTLMLKKRQAFQTAFEGFDIDTVAAFDDTDRERLLADTGIVRNRLKIDAAIFNARQIQALQQEYGSFKNWLDAHHPRSKDEWVKLFKKHFKFVGGEIVGEFLMSTGYLKGAHAESCPVYRKTLKYHPKWLDAV encoded by the coding sequence GTGAACTATTGCGAATTTGCCGCCTCACTTCCCGAAAACACCGATAACCCGAACAAACATTACCACGACACCCAATACGGTTTTCCGATTGAGGACGACAATGAATTGTTTGAGCGGCTGGTGTTGGAAATCAATCAGGCAGGATTGAGCTGGACGCTGATGCTGAAGAAGCGGCAGGCGTTTCAGACGGCATTTGAAGGTTTCGACATCGATACGGTCGCCGCCTTCGACGACACCGACCGCGAACGCCTGCTTGCCGACACGGGCATCGTCCGCAACCGCCTGAAAATCGATGCCGCCATTTTCAATGCACGGCAAATCCAAGCGTTGCAACAAGAATACGGCTCGTTCAAGAACTGGCTCGACGCGCACCATCCGCGAAGCAAAGACGAATGGGTCAAACTCTTTAAAAAACATTTCAAATTCGTCGGCGGCGAAATCGTCGGCGAATTTCTGATGAGTACCGGCTACCTCAAAGGCGCGCACGCCGAAAGCTGTCCGGTTTACCGTAAAACCCTGAAATACCACCCGAAATGGCTCGATGCCGTCTGA
- a CDS encoding arylesterase translates to MPSEKPMNRRTFLLGAGALLLTACGRKSARTHAKIPEGSTVLALGDSLTFGYGANPSESYPAQLQKLTGWNIVNGGVSGDTSAQALSRLPALLARKPKLVIVGIGGNDFLRKIPEEQTRANIAKIIETVQKENIPAVLVGVPHITLGALFGHLSDHPLYENLSEEYGIPLFGGAWAEILGDNDLKSDQIHANGKGYRRFAEKLSDFLHTQGFR, encoded by the coding sequence ATGCCGTCTGAAAAACCAATGAACAGAAGAACCTTCCTCCTCGGTGCAGGCGCGTTGCTTCTTACCGCCTGCGGCAGAAAATCCGCCCGAACCCACGCCAAAATTCCCGAAGGAAGCACCGTACTTGCCTTGGGCGATTCGCTCACCTTCGGCTACGGCGCAAACCCCAGCGAATCCTACCCCGCGCAACTGCAAAAACTGACGGGTTGGAATATTGTCAACGGCGGCGTATCGGGCGATACGTCCGCGCAAGCCCTGTCGCGCCTGCCCGCGCTGTTGGCACGCAAACCCAAGCTTGTGATTGTCGGCATAGGCGGCAACGACTTTCTGCGCAAAATTCCCGAAGAACAGACCCGCGCCAATATCGCGAAAATCATCGAAACCGTGCAAAAGGAAAACATCCCCGCCGTCCTCGTCGGCGTGCCGCACATCACACTGGGCGCGTTGTTCGGGCATTTGAGCGACCATCCGCTGTATGAGAATTTGTCCGAGGAATACGGCATTCCGCTGTTCGGTGGCGCGTGGGCGGAAATTTTGGGCGACAACGATTTAAAGTCCGACCAAATCCACGCCAACGGCAAAGGCTACCGCCGATTTGCCGAGAAATTGTCCGATTTCCTGCACACTCAGGGATTCCGATAA
- the pqiB gene encoding intermembrane transport protein PqiB, whose amino-acid sequence MTDNNPPPNGHAQARVRKNNTFLSAVWLVPLIALIAGGWLWIKEIRNRGPVVTLLMDSAEGIEVNNTVIKVLSIDVGRVTRIKLRDDQKGVEVTAQLNADVSGLIRSDTQFWVVKPRIDQSGVTGLGTLLSGSYIAFTPGKSDEVKDVFQVQDIPPVTAIGQSGLRLNLIGKNDRILNVNSPVLYENFMVGQIESAHFDPSDQSVHYTIFIQSPNDKLIHSASRFWLESGINIETTGSGIKLNSAPLPVLLSGAISFDSPKTKNSKNVKSEDSFTLYDSRSEVANLPDDRSLYYTAFFKQSVRGLTVGSPVEYKGLNVGVVSDVPYFDRNDSLHLFENGWIPVRIRIEPSRLEINADEQSKEHWKQQFQTALNKGLTATISSNNLLTGSKMIELNDQPSASPKLRPHTVYAGDTVIATRGGGLDDLQAKLADLLDKFGKLPLDKTVAELNGSLAELKSALKSANAALSSIDKLVGKPQTQNIPNELNQTLKELRQTLQGVSPQSPIYGDVQNTLQSLDKTLKDVQPVINTLKEKPNALIFNSSSKDPIPKGSR is encoded by the coding sequence ATGACTGACAACAACCCTCCTCCAAACGGACACGCTCAAGCACGCGTCCGCAAAAACAACACCTTCCTCTCCGCCGTCTGGCTGGTCCCGCTGATTGCGCTGATTGCCGGTGGCTGGCTGTGGATTAAGGAAATCCGCAACAGGGGGCCTGTGGTTACGCTCTTGATGGACAGCGCGGAAGGCATTGAAGTCAACAATACGGTCATCAAAGTATTGAGCATCGATGTCGGACGCGTTACCCGAATCAAACTGCGCGACGACCAAAAAGGCGTGGAAGTAACCGCCCAACTCAATGCGGACGTATCCGGCCTCATCCGCAGCGACACACAGTTTTGGGTGGTCAAGCCGCGTATCGACCAAAGCGGCGTAACCGGTTTGGGTACGCTGCTTTCGGGTTCGTACATCGCTTTTACACCCGGCAAAAGCGACGAAGTAAAAGACGTGTTCCAAGTGCAGGACATTCCGCCCGTTACCGCCATCGGGCAAAGCGGGCTGCGCTTGAATTTGATTGGTAAAAACGACCGCATCCTCAACGTCAACAGCCCTGTTTTGTATGAAAACTTTATGGTCGGGCAAATCGAAAGCGCGCATTTCGACCCGTCCGACCAAAGCGTGCATTACACCATCTTCATCCAAAGCCCCAACGACAAACTGATTCATTCCGCCAGCCGTTTTTGGCTGGAAAGCGGCATCAATATCGAAACTACAGGCAGCGGCATCAAACTCAATTCCGCCCCTCTGCCTGTCCTGCTGTCGGGCGCGATTTCATTTGATTCGCCGAAAACCAAAAACAGTAAAAACGTCAAAAGCGAAGACAGCTTCACGCTTTATGACAGCCGCAGCGAAGTTGCCAACCTGCCTGACGACCGCTCGCTATACTACACCGCGTTTTTCAAACAATCCGTGCGCGGACTGACCGTCGGTTCGCCTGTTGAATACAAAGGGCTGAATGTCGGCGTGGTTTCCGACGTTCCTTATTTTGACCGCAACGACAGCCTGCACCTGTTTGAAAACGGCTGGATACCCGTACGCATCCGCATCGAGCCTTCCCGCTTGGAAATCAATGCCGACGAACAAAGCAAAGAACATTGGAAACAACAATTTCAGACGGCCTTAAACAAAGGCCTGACCGCCACCATCTCCAGTAACAACCTGCTGACCGGCAGCAAAATGATTGAGTTGAACGATCAGCCTTCCGCCTCGCCTAAGCTGCGACCGCATACCGTTTATGCAGGCGATACCGTCATCGCCACACGGGGCGGCGGTTTGGACGACTTGCAGGCCAAATTGGCGGATTTGCTGGACAAATTCGGCAAACTGCCTTTGGATAAGACGGTTGCCGAATTGAACGGCTCGCTTGCCGAGCTCAAATCCGCACTCAAATCTGCCAATGCCGCCCTAAGCTCCATTGACAAACTGGTTGGAAAACCGCAGACGCAAAACATTCCGAACGAGCTGAACCAAACCCTGAAAGAATTGCGTCAAACCCTGCAAGGCGTATCGCCGCAATCGCCTATCTACGGCGACGTACAAAATACGCTGCAAAGTTTGGACAAAACCTTAAAAGACGTTCAACCCGTCATTAACACTTTGAAAGAAAAACCCAACGCGCTGATTTTCAACAGCAGCAGCAAAGACCCTATCCCGAAAGGAAGCCGATAA
- a CDS encoding amino acid aminotransferase, whose amino-acid sequence MYRHIEYYPGDPILSLVETFKNDPRPEKVNLSIGIYFDDEGKMPVLESVSRAETARAVTPAPSPYLPMEGLDTYRSAVQHLLFGKDNSALAQGRIVTVQTLGGSGALKVGADFLHRWFPAACAYVSDPTWDNHRGIFEGAGFEVGTYPYYDPATVGVKFDEMTAFFNTLPENSVLILHPCCHNPTGVDMSEQQWDEVLHIIKTRKLIPFMDIAYQGFGGDLDSDAYAIRKAVEMELPLFVSNSFSKNLSLYGERVGGLSVVCPNKEEAELVFGQLKFIVRRIYSSPPAHGAYLTANVMNSSELYALWQNEVYVMRNRIRAMRQKLYDVLTAQIPDRDFTYFIKQRGMFSYTGLSVEQVRRLRDEFAVYLLDSGRMCVAGLNASNIAYVADAFAEVLK is encoded by the coding sequence ATGTACCGACACATCGAATACTATCCCGGCGACCCGATTTTGAGTTTGGTCGAAACCTTCAAAAACGACCCGCGACCTGAAAAAGTCAATTTGAGCATAGGCATTTATTTCGACGACGAAGGCAAAATGCCCGTATTGGAATCCGTGAGCCGAGCCGAAACTGCCCGCGCCGTCACGCCTGCGCCGTCGCCCTACCTGCCGATGGAAGGTTTGGACACTTACCGCAGCGCGGTGCAGCATTTGTTGTTCGGTAAAGACAACTCCGCGCTCGCACAAGGGCGCATCGTTACCGTGCAAACCTTGGGCGGCTCGGGCGCGCTCAAAGTCGGAGCGGATTTCCTGCACCGCTGGTTTCCCGCAGCATGCGCCTACGTCAGCGACCCGACTTGGGACAACCATCGCGGCATTTTTGAAGGCGCAGGTTTCGAGGTCGGCACTTATCCTTATTACGACCCCGCCACCGTCGGCGTGAAATTCGACGAAATGACCGCGTTTTTCAACACCCTGCCTGAAAACAGCGTCTTAATCCTACACCCCTGCTGCCACAACCCGACCGGCGTGGATATGTCGGAACAGCAATGGGACGAAGTGTTGCACATCATCAAAACGCGCAAACTGATTCCGTTTATGGACATTGCCTACCAAGGATTCGGCGGCGATTTGGACAGCGATGCCTACGCCATCCGCAAAGCGGTGGAAATGGAATTGCCCTTGTTCGTCAGCAATTCCTTCTCGAAAAACCTGTCTCTCTACGGCGAGCGCGTCGGCGGTCTGAGCGTGGTTTGCCCGAATAAAGAAGAAGCGGAATTGGTGTTCGGACAACTCAAATTCATCGTCCGCCGCATCTACTCCAGCCCGCCCGCACACGGCGCGTATCTCACTGCCAATGTGATGAACAGCTCCGAACTTTACGCTTTGTGGCAAAACGAAGTCTATGTCATGCGCAACCGCATCCGCGCCATGCGACAGAAACTTTACGATGTCTTAACTGCGCAAATCCCCGATCGCGATTTCACTTATTTCATCAAACAGCGCGGCATGTTCAGCTACACGGGGTTGAGCGTGGAACAAGTCCGCAGGTTGCGCGACGAATTTGCCGTTTACCTGCTGGATTCGGGCAGGATGTGCGTTGCCGGACTGAATGCTTCGAATATCGCCTATGTTGCCGATGCGTTTGCCGAAGTATTGAAATAA
- the trmA gene encoding tRNA (uridine(54)-C5)-methyltransferase TrmA, with amino-acid sequence MSDYTQQLQDKKDRLKTLFAGLDVPEWEVYESPDKHYRMRAEFRIWHEGGEMFYAMFEKGQKASGASLIRCDRFEAASEAVNRLMPELIAAAAQSPELKKRWYAVEFLSTLSGEMLVTMIYHKKLGDAWQQAAQALQQQLGIAVIGRSRGQKIVLKQDYVMETLKVGNRDFRYRQIEGGFTQPNAAVCQKMLEWACGAAEGLDGDLLELYCGNGNFTLPLSRYFRQVLATEISKTSVGAAQWNIEANGIGNIKIARLSAEEFTEAYTGKREFTRLKEGGIALTDYAFSTIFVDPPRAGIDEETLKLVSQFDNIIYISCNPETLRANLDTLAETHMVERAALFDQFPFTHHIESGVLLKKKILGKSKR; translated from the coding sequence ATGAGCGACTACACGCAGCAGCTTCAAGATAAAAAAGACCGCCTTAAAACCCTTTTTGCAGGTTTGGATGTTCCCGAGTGGGAAGTGTATGAATCCCCGGACAAACATTACCGTATGCGTGCCGAGTTTCGTATTTGGCACGAAGGCGGGGAAATGTTTTATGCCATGTTTGAAAAAGGACAAAAGGCTAGCGGGGCAAGCCTGATCCGTTGCGACCGTTTTGAAGCAGCTTCCGAGGCCGTCAACCGCCTCATGCCCGAGCTGATCGCCGCCGCCGCGCAATCCCCCGAACTCAAAAAACGCTGGTATGCCGTCGAATTCCTCTCCACGCTCAGTGGCGAAATGCTGGTTACCATGATTTACCACAAAAAACTCGGCGACGCATGGCAACAGGCGGCGCAAGCATTACAGCAACAGTTGGGCATCGCCGTTATCGGACGGAGTAGGGGGCAGAAAATCGTTTTAAAACAGGACTATGTAATGGAAACTTTGAAGGTCGGCAACCGGGATTTCCGTTATCGGCAAATTGAAGGCGGTTTTACCCAACCCAATGCTGCCGTGTGTCAGAAAATGCTTGAATGGGCCTGCGGTGCAGCAGAAGGATTAGATGGGGATTTGCTCGAACTATATTGCGGAAACGGCAATTTCACCCTGCCGCTGTCCCGATATTTCCGACAGGTTTTGGCAACCGAGATTTCCAAAACTTCAGTAGGCGCAGCGCAATGGAATATTGAGGCAAACGGGATAGGCAACATCAAAATCGCCCGCCTGTCTGCCGAAGAATTTACCGAAGCCTATACCGGCAAACGTGAGTTTACACGCCTTAAGGAGGGTGGTATTGCTTTGACGGATTATGCATTTTCCACTATTTTCGTTGATCCGCCGCGTGCCGGTATCGATGAGGAAACTTTGAAGCTGGTGTCGCAGTTTGACAATATCATCTACATTTCCTGCAATCCCGAAACCCTGCGTGCTAATTTGGATACCTTGGCGGAAACCCATATGGTCGAACGTGCCGCCTTGTTCGACCAATTCCCGTTTACGCACCATATCGAAAGCGGCGTACTGTTGAAAAAGAAAATCCTTGGAAAAAGCAAAAGGTAA